Proteins co-encoded in one Maylandia zebra isolate NMK-2024a linkage group LG16, Mzebra_GT3a, whole genome shotgun sequence genomic window:
- the LOC101465850 gene encoding four and a half LIM domains protein 2 — protein sequence MTERYDCHYCKESLFGKKYVLREENPYCVKCYESLYSNTCEECKKPIGCNTRDLSYKDRHWHEECFKCFQCKRSLVDKPFSTKDEQLLCTECYSNEYSSKCHECKKTIMPGSRKMEHKGNSWHETCFTCKRCQQPIGTKSFIPKDNQNFCVPCYEKQFAMHCVHCKKPITTGGVTYRDQPWHKDCFLCTSCKQQLSGQRFTSRDDFAYCLNCFCNLYAKKCASCTTPISGLGGSKYISFEERQWHNDCFNCKKCSVSLVGRGFLTERDDILCPECGKDI from the exons ATGACAGAACGCTACGACTGCCACTACTGCAAAGAGTCCCTGTTTGGGAAGAAGTATGTTCTGCGAGAGGAAAATCCCTACTGTGTGAAATGTTATGAAAGCCTGTACTCCAACACCTGTGAGGAGTGCAAGAAGCCTATTGGCTGTAACACCAGG GATCTTTCCTACAAGGACCGTCACTGGCATGAGGAATGCTTTAAGTGCTTCCAGTGCAAGCGCTCCCTGGTGGACAAGCCCTTCTCTACCAAGGACGAGCAGCTCCTTTGCACCGAGTGCTACTCCAACGAGTATTCCTCCAAGTGCCATGAGTGCAAGAAAACCATCATGCCAG GCTCCAGGAAGATGGAGCACAAGGGGAACAGCTGGCACGAGACCTGTTTCACCTGCAAGCGATGCCAGCAGCCTATTGGCACCAAGAGCTTCATCCCCAAGGACAACCAGAACTTCTGTGTGCCCTGCTATGAGAAGCAGTTTGCCATGCATTGTGTGCACTGCAAGAAG CCCATCACCACTGGCGGGGTGACCTACCGTGACCAGCCCTGGCACAAGGACTGCTTCCTTTGCACTAGCTGCAAGCAGCAGCTGTCTGGACAGAGGTTTACCTCCAGAGACGACTTTGCCTACTGCCTCAACTGCTTCTGCAACCTTTATGCTAAGAAGTGTGCCTCGTGCACCACCCCCATTAGCG GTCTTGGGGGCAGCAAGTATATCTCCTTTGAGGAGCGTCAGTGGCACAATGACTGCTTCAACTGTAAGAAGTGCTCCGTGTCCCTGGTCGGCCGTGGATTTCTCACCGAACGCGACGATATCCTGTGCCCAGAGTGCGGCAAAGACATCTAA
- the lg16h2orf49 gene encoding ashwin: protein MATSTGQNGKAAGTSDADLLLHPELLSQDFMRLVLNEKNVSTRDCGSRDQLTELYLRHIIPLPQRTLPNTRWGRRMEKSRGKQTPVAHRSDNSSSDHSRKRPLIVYDGSSSHSGPLKVKKPEGSIVSIGSNDRLKPPPAANLSNPIRKLSGNTSSSQSSQRSSDTKNLKLEENTSGALKSPEVKNKIQRVTWP, encoded by the exons ATGGCGACTTCCACGGGGCAAAATGGAAAGGCTGCTGGTACTTCGGATGCGGATCTCTTGCTTCACCCTGAGTTGTTGTCTCAGGACTTTATGAGGCTAGTTTTAAATGAG AAAAACGTGAGTACCAGAGACTGTGGGAGCAGGGACCAGCTCACAGAGCTCTACCTGCGGCATATCATCCCTCTGCCGCAGAGGACTTTACCCAACACCCGCTGGGGACGGAGGATGGAGAAGAGCCGAGGGAAGCAAACGCCGGTAGCTCACCGGTCAGACAA CTCCAGCAGTGACCACAGTAGAAAGAGGCCTCTGATTGTGTACGATGGGAGCTCCTCTCACTCTGGCCCACTGAAAGTGAAGAAACCAGAGGGAAGTATAGTGTCAATAGGAAGCAACGACAGGTTAAAACCTCCACCAGCAGCAAATCTTTCCAACCCCATCCGCAAACTCTCAGGCAACACATCTTCCTCTCAATCCAGTCAGCGCAGCAGTGACACAAAAAACCTCAAACTAGAAGAAAATACGTCG GGGGCACTGAAGTCTCCGGAAGTGAAGAACAAGATCCAGCGTGTGACTTGGCCCTGA